The following are from one region of the Pseudomonas lalucatii genome:
- a CDS encoding heavy-metal-associated domain-containing protein: MFALDVSGMGCGSCVSKITKAIQALDSLAKVEIDRAAGKVKVESAERLEDIRAVIEDLGYPTQLGT; this comes from the coding sequence ATGTTCGCTCTAGACGTTTCCGGAATGGGTTGCGGCAGCTGTGTCAGCAAGATCACCAAGGCCATCCAGGCCCTGGACAGCCTGGCCAAGGTCGAGATCGACCGCGCGGCCGGCAAGGTGAAGGTGGAGAGCGCCGAGCGCCTGGAGGACATCCGCGCGGTGATCGAAGACCTGGGCTACCCCACGCAGCTCGGTACCTGA